In Oryza sativa Japonica Group chromosome 3, ASM3414082v1, one DNA window encodes the following:
- the LOC107278587 gene encoding LOW QUALITY PROTEIN: uncharacterized protein (The sequence of the model RefSeq protein was modified relative to this genomic sequence to represent the inferred CDS: inserted 1 base in 1 codon) produces the protein MASEEAARSHLSPRKHRRSPHDDDDAEDGASSPKRHKRGHHRHRHRVSPAAADPAEGEAEDGEILDQATAAVGVGVGRGLDADAGETGSVQGVLPAPEHGDNSDADLNIHVNELHTSQLARNPSQEHDYPAKSDHAAHEAIVEYHSRRSPGSRNHNEAHSKDCLRSCHASRETGFQTDGSRNSVRLDYEHGIDDRHGEPDRYSNRRWETEERGCYKKRKKSGCHIGRHTDICNSEEKHLDERKHGSLVEKKVDLHGLAYHERRSGDGRFDQKASAHHGHGEGREMDRWNSSTRKKDEEWRNRKNDTARNSYKETDRVGSRYGEEKLNDSIDKRDKRGFRGKEMDACWSRAVNGNEGSISYTHANYGMSGIYKDGSSFGGDDTKAKCKRRPEEEKKEPYREEDEENYLENIEDRKQQEKSAHYIDNKEINNDPAATKQRSNNLRAKEDITNDHELSNVFVGAKFYNVRKSPTLPKISISLGTSDNKRATSASGLQEGSSRISHNKRTTSASGLQEGIPMRGKQVILGNVIDGEQPIDRKLGNENSMLAKKNTLHDNWEDEEGYYIYHFGEVLQGRYEITARRGKGVFSTVVHAKDLKAQKDGCREVAIKIICNNIEKYRSGKREISILEKLGTADREDKQHCVRIISSFMHQNHLCLVLESLHMNLREVIKKFGHGTGLKLTAVRAYTKHIFIALKHLRHCGVLHCDIKPDNILVNKDNNLLKLCDFGSAMSAGNNEITPYLVSRFYRAPEIILGLPYDHPLDMWSAGCCLSELXTGKILFDGSTNNDMLRLHMELKGPFPKKMLRKGAFTMQHFDQNLNFLARKKDPITKTVVNRLLLNIKPKGVGSAISSCPGDDPKMISSFKDLLEKIFVLDPKKRITVPEALSHPFITGK, from the exons GAGATACTAGACCAGGCCACCGCGGCCGTGGGTGTGGGTGTGGGGAGGGGGCTGGATGCTGATGCCGGTGAGACGGGCTCAGTGCAAGGTGTTCTACCTGCTCCG GAGCATGGTGATAACTCCGATGCAGACTTGAATATACATGTAAATGAGTTGCATACCTCCCAGCTAGCTAGAAACCCATCTCAAGAGCATGATTATCCAGCAAAGTCAGATCATGCTGCTCATGAAGCCATTGTGGAATATCATTCTAGAAGATCTCCTGGCTCAAGAAACCATAATGAAGCTCATTCCAAGGACTGCTTACGATCCTGTCATGCTAGCAGAGAAACTGGCTTTCAAACTGATGGCTCAAGAAACAGTGTGAGGCTTGATTATGAACATGGGATTGATGACAGACATGGTGAGCCGGATAGGTATTCAAACAGGAGGTGGGAGACTGAAGAAAGAGGGTGctataagaaaaggaaaaagagtggCTGTCACATTGGTAGGCACACTGACATCTGTAATAGCGAGGAAAAACACCTGGACGAGAGAAAACATGGCAGTTTGGTAGAAAAGAAAGTTGATTTGCATGGCCTTGCTTATCATGAGAGACGAAGTGGCGATGGTAGATTTGATCAAAAGGCGAGTGCACATCATGGGCATGGAGAAGGTAGGGAGATGGATAGATGGAATAGTAGCACAAGGAAGAAAGACGAAGAATGGAGAAATCGGAAAAATGATACGGCTAGGAACAGTTACAAAGAAACAGATAGAGTTGGCAGTAGATATGGAGAGGAGAAACTCAATGATAGTATAGATAAGAGAGATAAGAGAGGCTTTAGGGGTAAGGAAATGGATGCTTGTTGGTCTAGAGCAGTAAATgggaacgaagggagtatcaGCTACACGCATGCAAACTATGGTATGTCTGGCATTTACAAAGATGGATCAAGCTTTGGTGGGGATGATACAAAGGCCAAATGCAAAAGGAGacctgaagaagagaagaaagaaccTTACAG GGAGGAAGATGAAGAGAACTACCTGGAGAACATCGAGGATCGGAAGCAACAGGAAAAATCTGCTCATTACATTGACAATAAAG AAATAAACAATGATCCTGCTGCTACAAAACAGAGATCGAACAATTTAAGAGCCAAGGAAGATATTACAAATGATCATGAATTATCAAATGTATTTGTCGGTGCAAAATTCTACAATGTGAGGAAGTCTCCTACTTTGCCTAAAATTTCAATCAGCTTAGGGACATCAGATAATAAAAGGGCGACAAGTGCTTCAGGTCTTCAGGAGGGAAGCTCGAGGATATCACATAATAAAAGGACGACAAGTGCTTCAGGTCTTCAGGAGGGTATTCCCATG AGAGGTAAACAAGTTATTCTTGGCAACGTTATTGATGGAGAACAACCTATTGATCGCAAGCTG GGCAATGAAAACAGTATGCTTGCCAAGAAAAACACTCTTCATGACAACTGGGAAGATGAAGAGGGATATTACA TTTATCATTTTGGAGAAGTGCTACAGGGCCGTTATGAAATTACAGCACGCCGTGGGAAAGGAGTTTTCTCGACTGTTGTTCATGCGAAGGATCTTAAAGCTCAAAAGGATGGATGTAGAGAAGTAGCTATCAAAATTATATGCAACAATATTGAAAA GTACAGGTCTGGTAAGAGGGAAATTTCTATATTGGAAAAATTGGGAACTGCAGATCGTGAAGACAAACAACACTGTGTGCGGATTATTTCTAGTTTTATGCATCAAAATCATCTGTGTTTAGTTCTTGAATCTCTTCATATGAATCTTCGTGAGGTTATAAAGAAATTTGGTCATGGCACTGGGCTTAAACTGACTGCTGTAAGGGCGTACACAAAGCATATTTTTATCGCGTTGAAGCATCTAAGACACTGTGGTGTTCTCCACTGTGACATTAAACCAGACAATATACTG GTAAATAAAGATAACAATTTGCTGAAGCTGTGTGACTTCGGTAGTGCTATGTCTGCTGGAAATAATGAGATCACACCGTATCTTGTGAGCCGCTTCTACCGGGCACCTGAAATAA TTCTTGGGTTGCCTTATGATCATCCACTGGATATGTGGTCAGCTGGGTGCTGCTTATCTGAAC AAACAGGAAAAATCTTATTTGATGGTTCAACGAACAATGACATGCTTCGCCTTCACATGGAATTGAAGGGCCCCTTCCCTAAGAAGATGCTTCGAAAG GGTGCCTTCACAATGCAACACTTCGACCAGAACTTGAACTTTCTTGCTAGAAAGAAGGATCCTATCACGAAAACG GTTGTGAATAGGTTGCTTTTGAACATTAAACCAAAGGGTGTTGGTTCTGCAATTTCAAGCTGCCCCGGCGATGATCCAAAAATGATTTCCAGCTTCAAAGATCTCCTGGAAAAAATATTTGTGCTAGATCCAAAGAAGAGGATTACTGTGCCAGAAGCACTCAGCCATCCATTCATCACTGGCAAGTGA